One window of Salmo salar chromosome ssa11, Ssal_v3.1, whole genome shotgun sequence genomic DNA carries:
- the LOC106563388 gene encoding procollagen C-endopeptidase enhancer 2 yields MTPSSSFYPLSISLFLSISLSLSLPVAPSPRPPSLPTLCSRLFLLVCPLTVSAFGIMKCEDCIWGLSVLLALCLGWAQGQSQSQPGTNYTRPVFHCGGEMAADSGFVGSEGFPSYYKPNSKCTWRITVPEGNVVMLSFRIFDMEADAMCRYDYLDVYNGHSNMVQKLGRFCGTFRPGALISTTNTMMLEMVSDSETGGRGFLAYFNGGKPHVDDHQFCGGKMTKAQGEVKTPNWPEKNYPAGISCSWLVTVEPDQVIEVKFDKFDLESDSYCRFDYVAFFNGGEKDDSRRIGKYCGDVSPQTIVTNGNVLLVQFVSDLSVTSDGFMASYTSVPRGSRTPTVDNTGSGPRIESVPRRPAVKPILPERTVITTTTTTTTKPPTTERYQAPSTPQPKEHTVKPKPVKPVRTRPPNKPGSDRTRVTRPEGKRPVPLNPLCAKECKRDGNIKSSFCASEFVITGKVTALTPGPQGSVYIGVSLIKAYKAGRLTITQAGENMSVKLVSACKKCPVIRRGMPYILMGHVDEDGRGTMAPGAFTALYKAPYHKLLTNINNQPC; encoded by the exons ATGACTCCTTCTAGTTCCTTCTACCCTCTTAgcatctctctatttctctctatttctctctctctctctcttcctgtggcTCCCTCCCCacgccctccatctctccccactcTTTGCTCCCGTCTCTTTCTTCTGGTTTGCCCTCTTACTGTGTCTGCTTTCGGCATCATGAAGTGTGAGGATTGTATCTGGGGTCTTTCTGTTCTCCTGGCTCTCTGTTTAGGATGGGCACaaggccagagccagagccaaCCAGGGACTAACTACACCAG gccTGTGTTTCACTGTGGAGGAGAAATGGCTGCAGACTCAGGCTTTGTGGGCAGTGAAGGATTTCCAAGCTACTACAAACCCAACAGCAAATGTACCTGGCGTATTACA GTCCCAGAAGGCAATGTGGTTATGCTCTCCTTCCGCATCTTCGACATGGAGGCCGACGCCATGTGTCGCTATGACTACCTGGATGTGTACAATGGCCACTCCAACATGGTGCAGAAACTGGGGAGGTTCTGTGGAACGTTCAGGCCGGGTGCTCTCAtctccaccaccaacaccatgatGCTGGAGATGGTGTCTGACTCTGAGACTGGAGGGAGGGGCTTCCTTGCTTACTTCAATGGAGGAAAACCACATGTGGATG ATCACCAATTCTGTGGAGGCAAGATGACAAAAGCCCAGGGTGAAGTAAAAACACCCAACTGGCCTGAGAAGAATTacccagcaggcatcagctgctCCTGGCTCGTCACAGTAGAGCCTGACCAG GTGATTGAGGTAAAGTTTGATAAGTTTGATTTGGAGTCAGACAGTTACTGCCGCTTTGACTATGTGGCCTTCTTCAACGGTGGAGAGAAAGATGACTCTCGACGCATTGGAAAGTACTGTGGAGATGTCAGCCCCCA AACCATTGTGACCAATGGGAACGTGCTCCTTGTGCAGTTTGTGTCTGACCTCAGCGTGACATCCGATGGCTTCATGGCCAGTTACACCAGCGTCCCCCGTGGATCCAGAACCCCCACAGTAGACAACACAGGATCAGGACCTCGTATAGAGTCAGTCCCCAGGAGGCCTGCAGTCAAACCCATCCtacctgagagaacagttatcacaaccaccaccaccaccaccaccaagccACCCACTACAGAAAGATACCAGGCCCCCTCAACCCCACAGCCCAAGGAGCACACTGTCAAACCCAAACCAGTCAAACCAGTCAGGACCCGCCCACCCAATAAGCCAGGCTCAGACAGGACCAGAGTGACTAGACCAGAAGGAAAGAGACCAG TTCCCCTGAACCCACTGTGTGCAAAGGAATGTAAGAGGGATGGAAACATCAAGAGCAGTTTCTGTGCCAGCGAATTTG tgaTCACGGGTAAGGTGACAGCGCTGACCCCTGGTCCTCAGGGCAGTGTCTATATCGGTGTGTCTCTCATCAAGGCCTACAAGGCTGGCCGGCTGACCATCACCCAGGCTGGAGAGAACATGTCTGTCAAACTGGTGTCAGCCTGCAAGAAGTGTCCTGTCATCCGCAGAG GAATGCCCTACATCTTGATGGGCCATGTGGATGAGGATGGGCGTGGCACAATGGCTCCTGGGGCTTTCACTGCCCTATACAAGGCCCCATATCACAAACTGCTGACCAATATCAACAACCAACCATGCTAA